TTTTCAAGTTCTGCAAAATAAAGGTAGGCATAGAACCGAGTATCTGGATCACCTGATGTCCAGGACAGTTCCAACGGCTCATCATCACTTTTAGGGGACGCAGCTGTCTTAATAACTTCATCTGGTGGCCGATAACCAGActgaaaaatatcaatatacCCAGTAGTCAAAGTCGAATTCCAAGAGACTGGAGAGTAGGGAGACCAAATACGATCATATGTATCCTTTTGGTACCGTCCTGTTCCATTCAAATATCCTGTATCCCATCTTCGATAGAGTACCAATGAGACATTTCTTCCAAACTCAGTACCATAGATTGAGCTGTTCATTGGCCGGAGCTCCAGGGCTGAAATAAAAGGAGTTCCTTTACCTTTGTTCACAAGGCAAACATATACTGTATCTGACTCTGCAAAGCTGAGGATCTCCTTGACGACGTTCTCAGAAGCATTTCTGAATTTCACTGAGGTCCAGAAATTCACGTTTACGTAGAGATCAAACTCAGGCAAAGCTTTTTTACCATCGTAGTTTCCATACATAAACGAAGCTCTGATGAGATAAAGATTCCCTTTTCCATCGGAGGGGGTTAAGGAGTAACAATTCCGGTTTCCTTGAGGAAAAGATCTGACATCAGCAAGTGGGAATGGCAAAACCGGGTTTGCCGGATAGCCGTATTCTTCAGAGACGTTCACATTTACTCCAGCGTTTATGAAAGGTGCATCCCAGGTGTAACTGATACCAGTATCAGTGTCTACATAGTTTATATTAGGGGGCGCCCCACAATCTATGCTGATGAAACCTGGATCAGAAGACGGTAAAGAATGTTGATAATTCTATAACGTTTGAGAAAGTTCTTATCAAAATTTCAAGACAGGTTTAAAATCTACTTAACTTCTCAAATAATAGAACCTAAGGCATTCAAAACTTATAAACAGACATGCAACCCCATGATCCAAAGAaacttaattttgtaaaatatcgacaaacaaatatcaaaacttcAAAAGTCTTATGGTCTGAtaattgttcattttcaaatcaaaacagaggaaagcAAGAATGATGCTCACGAACCTGCTTGGCCTTGGCCATCAACTACAATGGCAGTGGCAATGACGCCAAAAAGGATGAGAAAAACAGAGTGAGCTTCCatgttcttcttttgtaaaGCTCAGCTCATCATCGTCAAAACAGACAACCTGCGATTAAGataacacagaaacaaaaaataccCAAAAGTACAAAGTCTACGCCTATTTCCTTTTCTGGGAGCACCAAAATTGGCCGGGAGGTTGTATAATATAAGTGCTGCGCACGACTGAAAAAAGCGGctaagaaagaatataaaattgTGTAATACAGCTATTAAGAAATAACCTGTGGGTCAACAACAAGTATGATATATATGACcccaataaaatattaaaacagaaAGCACAGGACATAGCCGACTGATACATGGAAAATCATAGGcattaaaaatcttatatgaAACACAAAACTGTGGTGAAAGAGATCCGGAGTTTTGACTTAGATGATCTGGACACAAACAATGACAGACCGTTGCAACCTTTTAGGACTACTGATAAAGAACcagaagattttaattttagctAGTGTCTTTAACTGTTATGCTGCAAAGTATTAAAACTAAGCTTCATCTTCGACTAGCTGCTTTGGAGTATCAGCTTCATGGGATGAGCTCAAAGGGAATGAAGATAGCTCTATGTAATCAAAGTCGTCAGTGATTCCCGCCTGAAAATTACAGATCTGATTAAGAAAATGTGAAATCTAAAAATGATAATGTATGAGGTGAAAATATCTTGAAGATACCTCCGTGTATAGATGTTCCAGCTGTTCCTTGGCCTGGGGGAAGTTGTTTGAACACCATTGTCGCAATGTGAAGATGTTATCtgagtaagattttaaaaattacaatttagGTGGTGGTCAAAATTATGAACCTTTAAACATAAAAACGTATAGCCAAGTTTTAGAAATGGAAAAACCTGTCCATCTGTTAGCCGACTGGTGAGCAACTTCAATCGCAGTCCCTGTCAAAATAAGAAGAACATTTAGGTTGTATGTAGCTAGTAAAGCACAAGACTGGTTCTTGTTTCTGCTCCACGAGGACCGGAAAACCTTTAGGACTTAGGACATTTTACAGCAAACAAAAGTAACGTATTATGCAGAACTTACTCTTTGCCTCCAAGGTAGCTGGATCGTTGTCAGCAAATTGTACCATCTCGTTCtgcgtaagaagaagaaatcgtaAGCAACTAGCTAAGCATGTTGAGCATCTCTATCCAAACAGATGGCCAAATGTAATCTGACCTTCAGCTCTTTGTGTTTCCTTTCAATATCCTTAAGTTGCGTCAAGGCCTCTGTTCGTTCCTCCTGAAGCAAGAACAGCAGttttgaagagaagagagtatGCAAGGTTATCCAATCATTAATTCTGCAATACCAAAATTACTTACGGTTTCTTCCCTTCCCTTCTTTAGGGCCTCGCACTGATCAACAAGTTCTGCTAGCCTTTTATTACTACCGTGAAGATCAGTTTCAAGCTTCTGACGAATACTCCTAAGCTGTTCATTCAGAATGAgatcaaaatcagaaaacatCGCTACACTCAAGTTAATAAGAGCCATTATGATGTTATATCAGGATGAGAACGGTAGCTCACTTGGTTGCCAGCACAGCTAGGAAGGCTCCAAAAGTAGATCTTCATGTGTGCATAATTATGAAAACTGTCAAACGACAAATAACAGCAAGAAAGACTGTACACGGCAACAAAATGAAATAAGATGTGAAAGGATCCAACATAAGAACACAAGCTAACTCACAGAAATTCCAATCTTGTCCTTGGCAACAAGATCATCATCCACCAAACTCTGGATAACATCCTTCACTGACTGACTAATTACACCCCTCTTCGGTCCCATCTTCTCAAGTTCCTTGAGctgaaaatatttacaaaagtaGAGAGATCCATAAGTGCTGGTATCTCAACTCCATTAGTTCAATGCCTAATGCTAAGTTAACAAGTagtaaaaaactttaaaaaaaagtgCTCACCAGGAAGAAGTCTTGAGACTCATAGAATATCTGAAGCATCTTCTCCCGCTTCTCCTCCATCGAAAGCCCTCGTTTCTTTGACTGAATATCATCAAAAATAGAAAGCAACGATTCAGTTGATACGAGAaactattttaagaaaaatttcaaaatctcttaaaatcgaGACAACAAATTGCTTTATAGGCCGaaatttcaaaacccaaaacagtCTAAATTGATTTCTAGCTGAGAAAGCGAAAAATGGCTTCTATCTAAACGCAAATCCGAGAAACCTATCGATTCGCGTCATGCAGACCAAGTGTTTGTGAAAATTCCTCAAACAAATCTGTAATTAAGCTACccgaagaaagaaacagagctaCGGATTCAAACTAGGGAAAAGTTTATATGAAGTTTCGCGAAGAACACATGGAACATTCAAACAAAAAGGTCGAATCGAAACATCAAAAATTATCTTATAAGCCGAAGAAACACAAGCTAAGAAGATCATCAGTTCACGATAACTATGGATTTATAAAATTTCGGAGGATCAATCGATTTTCCCAGCACGATTCACGAATCACAGAGGTTTATTTTgcgaaacaaaatcaatcacaagTAGTGAAGTAGAGTAGGAGAACAATCGTCCAGAGTATATTACCATCGTGTGTTCTCTTGCTCCTGATGAATGTAATCCAAAGGATTTGAAgcttttctcctctctctctctctctctctcttctctcctcacTCTCTCAGAAATTTCGAAATGAAAATTGTCGAAGAAGACTTGAAAACTTAAGCGGCTTATTATCCCTCGCTTTctgtttcattatttttttcaattaatttgaaTTGCATTTAAAAACGACACGGAGTTCAATTATAAGATACCAACAACGGCATGTCAACGAAGTCAACGTATGGTTGACTATACATGCACCGCTACATTCTTATTATAAGGCCagaatgaagaagagaggaggagtAAGTAAAGTAAACTCAGTAGATTATTTAACCAGAGTAAAAAAGTGtaattaaaacatacaaaaattacATAAGATAAATTATGTGAAGAACACCCAAATGCAGATAAGATTCATGACGGGGGGNGGGGGGATTATAAAAGTTTTGCTCCGATATAATCTGACTCAGATCCTTATATACATCGTCTGTTCTTGTTTATCAATGCATACATGTCTCTGCCTCGGAGAGGTGAATAACCTGCACTTAAACCAAAGCCAATTGCATAAGTAAATTGATTACAAATCCAAATTCAGTGAGCAATTAGCAGAgaagtgaagtgaccttagaGGGCCATCTCAGCCTGTAATGCAgcgagttcttcttcttctgcggtCCGCTTCTGGGGAACAGGACGGGCCTGTTGACGCCCTGCAGGAACGGGACCTGATGGCAATGGAGCTGTTGTTGTCGGCTGAAGAAGTTGTTCTTCAAGCTCAGCACCTTCGAGTTCTTCAAGCTCTTCTAAAAGCTCATCCTACCAAAGACAAGTTTTTACTTAGGCAAAGATCATtagcctgaaaaaaaaaaaatgatcatattggGGTACAAGAATGTTACCTCATCAAAGTCAGCTGCCGCCCCGATTGGATTTGACAATGCTTCTTGGATCTGTTTCATGTTCTCGGTCTGCTCATTGATTTCGTCCATGGTCTTGTCCACATCATCAATATTTCTGCAAAAACAGTGTGTTTACAAAGTTAGGTAGGCACTAGAAACGTTAAAGCATTCAAACAATGctaaaacaataaaagagaTGATGCAGTTTAAAAACCAAGCTCTTCGTGTTCACAATAAAATAGGTAATATAACACTTACGTAGCTTTCTGCATTGCTTTCATTGCAGAAGCTCCACTCCTCAATGCATCAACAGTTTCGGTTGTTGCTTTTGCGCCTTCTAACATAATCATCTGTATGGAAAGAGATATATGATCCCTATAAGTTCATCTATTATTGCTGATAACAACAATCTTAGAACaacatccaaaaacaaaacaaaaaagaacttaCTTGATCATGTATACGGAGTTGGAAATTCCCAAGCTGTTCGACTTGTTGCTCATATAACCTCTTCCTTTTCAAACACTGTATAGCCGCTGCACAAAAACCAACACAGTTAAGTACTCAAGGAATAACAACCACACACAACAAGCTTAGATTGTGAATAAAAAAGGAGGACACATTGAATCATAATAGAAAAAATAGGGTTGTACCGCGTTTGTTCTTAGCACGGGTGTATTCTTTAGCCTTTTCAACCTCTTGACCAGCCTTCTTCAAGagt
The sequence above is a segment of the Camelina sativa cultivar DH55 chromosome 10, Cs, whole genome shotgun sequence genome. Coding sequences within it:
- the LOC104717280 gene encoding meiotic nuclear division protein 1 homolog, which produces MSKKRGLSMEEKREKMLQIFYESQDFFLLKELEKMGPKRGVISQSVKDVIQSLVDDDLVAKDKIGISIYFWSLPSCAGNQLRSIRQKLETDLHGSNKRLAELVDQCEALKKGREETEERTEALTQLKDIERKHKELKNEMVQFADNDPATLEAKRTAIEVAHQSANRWTDNIFTLRQWCSNNFPQAKEQLEHLYTEAGITDDFDYIELSSFPLSSSHEADTPKQLVEDEA
- the LOC104717282 gene encoding vacuolar protein sorting-associated protein 32 homolog 2 codes for the protein MMNRLFGKPKQESNALQTLDKLNETLEMLEKKEKVLLKKAGQEVEKAKEYTRAKNKRAAIQCLKRKRLYEQQVEQLGNFQLRIHDQMIMLEGAKATTETVDALRSGASAMKAMQKATNIDDVDKTMDEINEQTENMKQIQEALSNPIGAAADFDEDELLEELEELEGAELEEQLLQPTTTAPLPSGPVPAGRQQARPVPQKRTAEEEELAALQAEMAL